A window of Arcobacter acticola genomic DNA:
TTTCATAGTATTATCATAAGTCCTATATTTAAAAGTACAAGTTCAGTGTGTTCAAGAGTAAAACCTAAACAATCACCATTTACAAAGCCAAATTTTTTATCCAAAACTTTTAGTATAAAATAAAAACTAAGAAGTGATAAGATAAATAAAAGCAACACATTTGAGCCAATAATAAAAGCAAAAATCAAATAAATCAAAGAAAGAATTTTTAAGGTAAAAACACTACCATTTGCAAAAGCCAAAGATAAAAAACTATCCTTACTAAATTTATAATATTCAAGTAAATAAATCAAGTTTAATCTTGAAAAAATGCAAACTATGAGAAAAAGAGCATATTGTTTTTCATATAAAACATAAGTAATAATTCCAACTTTTAAAAGCACAAAACAAAAAGCATACAAAGCCCCAATAGCTCCA
This region includes:
- a CDS encoding adenosylcobinamide-GDP ribazoletransferase: MKQILNAFYFALSYFSIIPVFVKNMEIKEETYKYTLFFLPLVGAILGLIVIALNLFLNEFFNPLYSSFVVAVIYLFLYGFLHTEAICDVVDAWFASYSGKDVYKIMKESTIGAIGALYAFCFVLLKVGIITYVLYEKQYALFLIVCIFSRLNLIYLLEYYKFSKDSFLSLAFANGSVFTLKILSLIYLIFAFIIGSNVLLLFILSLLSFYFILKVLDKKFGFVNGDCLGFTLEHTELVLLNIGLMIIL